In one window of Neisseria subflava DNA:
- a CDS encoding lysophospholipid acyltransferase family protein, which produces MLIIRNLIYWFILSSSIILLFPFMLLALPFQGGTHKMAQIWVRILNWSLKHVIGLNYTLSGAENIPDHPAIICAKHQSGWETLALQEIFPPQVYVAKRELFKIPFFGWGLKLVKTIGIDRSNSREANKQLLEQGLARKNEGYWITIFPEGTRLPPGEKGRYKLGGARMAKMFEMDIVPVALNSGEFWPRNSFLKYPGTVSVIIGKPIAQNNGNEAELMAQCEQWIESQQPLITGQGPFAPKTK; this is translated from the coding sequence ATGCTGATTATCCGCAACCTGATTTACTGGTTCATCCTTTCCTCCAGCATTATTTTGCTGTTCCCCTTTATGCTGCTTGCCCTGCCTTTCCAAGGCGGCACACACAAAATGGCGCAAATTTGGGTGCGCATCCTCAACTGGTCGCTCAAGCACGTCATCGGTTTGAACTACACCTTAAGTGGCGCGGAAAACATTCCCGACCACCCTGCCATCATTTGCGCCAAACACCAAAGCGGCTGGGAAACCCTCGCCCTGCAAGAGATTTTTCCGCCACAAGTCTATGTTGCCAAACGCGAACTGTTCAAAATCCCTTTCTTCGGCTGGGGCTTGAAGCTGGTTAAAACCATCGGCATCGACCGCAGCAACAGCCGCGAAGCCAACAAACAACTCTTAGAACAAGGCCTTGCGCGTAAAAACGAAGGCTATTGGATTACCATTTTTCCTGAAGGCACACGCCTGCCGCCCGGAGAAAAAGGCCGCTACAAGCTCGGCGGCGCGCGCATGGCAAAAATGTTCGAGATGGATATCGTCCCCGTCGCGCTCAACAGCGGCGAGTTTTGGCCGAGAAATTCCTTCCTCAAATACCCCGGCACGGTCAGCGTCATCATCGGCAAACCCATTGCCCAGAACAACGGCAATGAAGCCGAACTCATGGCCCAATGCGAGCAATGGATCGAAAGCCAACAACCCCTGATTACCGGACAAGGCCCGTTCGCGCCCAAAACCAAATAA
- a CDS encoding glycosyltransferase family 4 protein — MKPNYSIDIAINCFRPGGGMESYTFDLVRGLSAHGIKPTVFAAQIDTTVPEYRQVDTHHVNQKKIPKKLRPFFFSMQLAKLRQNRNISLIACNPSDYADIFVCGGTHLGYLHNMGKTPNLLDRLIIRRNRTNYSTAKLIMAHSHLMQHELINLYGVPSEKIHVIHPPADTARFYTKSEEIPATRARYGFKDDETIFLFPSTGHTRKGLDLLAEFFEHTDLPIKLAVAGSPLPRPMDNVIELGFCKNMPELYRAADFTIMASLYEPFGLVGIESILCGTRVVFSDNMACTEVMNENAGFFFSRQNPETLAQAITQAVSLKRQGKHKITSPMQALTYNPTLTHHIDQTLNMLKAV; from the coding sequence ATGAAGCCGAACTATTCTATCGACATTGCTATTAACTGCTTCCGTCCAGGTGGCGGCATGGAAAGCTACACTTTCGACCTGGTCCGTGGTTTAAGCGCACACGGCATCAAACCTACCGTCTTTGCTGCACAAATTGATACAACGGTTCCGGAATACCGCCAAGTTGATACGCATCACGTCAATCAAAAAAAGATTCCAAAAAAGTTGCGTCCTTTTTTCTTCAGTATGCAATTGGCCAAACTCCGGCAAAACAGGAATATCTCCCTTATTGCCTGCAATCCCAGTGATTATGCTGATATCTTTGTCTGCGGCGGTACACACTTAGGTTACCTGCACAACATGGGTAAAACCCCAAACCTACTTGATAGACTCATCATTCGGCGTAACCGCACCAACTACTCAACGGCAAAATTGATCATGGCGCATTCACACCTAATGCAACACGAGTTGATCAACCTCTATGGGGTACCTTCTGAAAAAATCCATGTTATCCATCCACCTGCCGATACTGCACGCTTCTACACCAAATCGGAAGAAATTCCTGCAACTCGTGCGAGATACGGATTTAAAGACGACGAAACTATTTTCCTATTTCCATCAACCGGACACACCCGAAAAGGCTTGGATTTATTAGCAGAATTTTTCGAGCATACCGATTTACCCATCAAACTGGCTGTTGCCGGATCGCCCTTACCACGACCAATGGACAACGTCATTGAGCTTGGTTTCTGCAAAAATATGCCTGAACTTTACCGAGCTGCTGACTTCACTATCATGGCATCACTGTACGAACCATTCGGACTGGTTGGCATAGAATCTATTTTGTGCGGAACCCGAGTTGTTTTCTCCGACAATATGGCATGTACCGAAGTCATGAACGAAAATGCAGGCTTCTTTTTCTCACGTCAAAACCCAGAAACATTGGCACAAGCCATCACTCAAGCAGTTTCTCTCAAACGGCAGGGAAAACACAAAATTACCTCTCCTATGCAGGCATTAACCTATAATCCCACCTTAACGCATCATATCGACCAAACTCTCAATATGTTGAAGGCCGTCTGA
- a CDS encoding TonB-dependent siderophore receptor, whose protein sequence is MSLPVFPYGKLSFAVSLALCSAYSFATEVENTQPQERVDLPTVTVQGVGKQTTSNYTIPASSAATGIRLTQRETPQSLSVVTAKQIEDQGLDSLQDVLKQTPGVFHSKMGNNVSGHSEFISRSQAIDSISVDGAPKFLYDGKAIRRGTNNLDSALYDQVVVVRGASGLSNGGMGEPGGTVALERKKPTAKPAVSVEAGVGSWNHYRFVLDGNQPLNADNTLRGRAILVSDHGGDYLPNTSRHNHTFYGILSYDFTPQTQWNIGTEIHRFRNKGSSPFSYLTVAGNPDNNQPFKPFAASPRSNASAKWAYGKENSAEIFTSVNHEFENGWALNGNYSHTYGKSDAVSGIAGPFVIYPDYSAKFFAERDQAKYADQDFSLNLDGDYPLWGRKHEFNAGISYQYNKETPSYYEENEDEIVPDLRLFDGNFTKPAIPYIRDGFAHMKNLSVYGSTRFKLTDRLALIGGGRFVDWQYRYSSNRNNFADSRHKNKVFIPYLGASYDLNDNLTAYTSYTTIFRPQVRYLTKDGTALEPQRGKTYELGLKASWFEGRLNASASAFMNKRDHLGVVAGKFANGKPYYRATDNTTTKGMELSVGGRLSDKWLLNASYAYSKLKNDSGNVVNPSYPNHLFKLFTAYDVTDRLNLGANVNWQSGTNAVSDEYQPLTVAGKEALTQRPYATLDLTAHYKIGKSTRIGLDFENVFNKRYRPMPDIHVYGTPRSVTATVKHTF, encoded by the coding sequence ATGTCACTACCTGTATTTCCCTATGGCAAATTAAGCTTTGCCGTCAGTCTGGCGCTGTGTTCGGCGTATTCTTTCGCGACCGAAGTAGAAAATACCCAGCCGCAAGAACGTGTCGATTTACCGACAGTTACCGTCCAAGGTGTCGGTAAACAGACTACTTCCAACTACACCATTCCCGCTTCCTCCGCCGCGACAGGCATCCGCCTGACCCAGCGTGAAACGCCGCAGTCCCTGTCTGTCGTAACGGCAAAACAAATCGAAGACCAAGGCTTGGACAGCCTGCAGGACGTATTGAAACAAACACCGGGCGTGTTCCACAGCAAAATGGGCAACAACGTATCCGGCCACAGCGAGTTTATTTCACGCAGTCAGGCGATTGACAGCATTTCCGTGGATGGTGCGCCTAAATTCCTTTACGACGGTAAAGCCATCCGCCGTGGCACCAACAATCTGGACAGCGCATTGTATGACCAAGTCGTCGTCGTGCGCGGCGCAAGCGGTTTATCCAACGGCGGTATGGGCGAGCCGGGCGGTACGGTTGCTTTGGAACGCAAAAAACCGACTGCCAAACCTGCCGTCAGCGTGGAAGCCGGTGTCGGTTCGTGGAACCACTACCGCTTCGTCCTTGATGGCAATCAGCCTTTAAATGCAGACAATACCTTGCGCGGCCGCGCTATTTTGGTCAGCGACCACGGCGGCGATTACCTGCCGAACACTTCGCGCCACAACCACACGTTCTACGGCATTCTCTCCTACGACTTCACCCCTCAGACCCAATGGAATATCGGTACGGAAATACACCGTTTCCGCAACAAGGGCAGCTCGCCTTTCAGCTATCTGACCGTGGCGGGAAACCCTGACAACAATCAACCTTTCAAACCGTTTGCAGCCTCACCGCGCAGCAATGCTTCGGCAAAATGGGCTTACGGTAAAGAAAACAGTGCGGAAATCTTCACCTCTGTCAATCATGAGTTTGAAAACGGTTGGGCTCTAAACGGCAACTACAGCCATACTTATGGAAAAAGTGATGCAGTTTCCGGTATAGCCGGTCCTTTTGTCATTTATCCGGACTATTCCGCTAAATTCTTTGCCGAGCGCGATCAAGCCAAGTACGCCGACCAAGATTTTTCTCTGAATTTAGACGGCGATTACCCGCTTTGGGGACGCAAACATGAATTCAATGCCGGCATCAGCTATCAGTACAATAAGGAAACTCCTTCATATTACGAAGAAAATGAAGATGAGATTGTCCCTGATTTGCGCCTTTTTGACGGAAATTTCACAAAACCGGCCATACCCTACATTCGCGACGGCTTTGCCCATATGAAAAACCTCTCTGTTTACGGTTCGACCCGTTTCAAACTGACTGACAGGCTGGCATTGATAGGCGGCGGACGGTTTGTCGATTGGCAATACCGCTACAGTTCCAATCGCAACAATTTTGCCGACAGCAGGCATAAAAACAAGGTATTTATCCCCTATTTGGGCGCAAGTTATGATTTAAACGACAATCTGACAGCCTACACCTCCTATACCACCATATTCCGCCCTCAAGTGCGTTACTTGACCAAAGACGGTACGGCACTCGAACCGCAACGTGGCAAAACATATGAACTCGGCTTAAAAGCCTCTTGGTTTGAAGGCCGTTTGAACGCTTCTGCATCCGCCTTTATGAACAAACGCGACCATTTGGGCGTGGTTGCAGGCAAATTCGCGAATGGTAAGCCATACTACCGTGCAACCGACAACACTACAACAAAAGGCATGGAACTCTCTGTCGGCGGCCGCCTAAGCGACAAATGGCTGCTCAATGCTTCTTATGCGTACTCCAAACTCAAAAACGATTCGGGCAATGTGGTCAACCCTTCTTATCCTAACCACCTTTTCAAACTCTTTACTGCGTATGACGTTACCGACCGTTTGAACTTGGGTGCAAACGTCAACTGGCAAAGCGGTACAAATGCAGTATCTGATGAATACCAGCCCCTCACCGTTGCCGGTAAAGAAGCACTGACCCAACGCCCATACGCTACGCTGGATTTGACTGCGCATTACAAAATCGGCAAATCCACCCGCATCGGTTTGGACTTTGAAAACGTATTCAACAAACGCTACCGCCCCATGCCGGATATTCACGTTTACGGCACGCCGCGTAGTGTGACTGCAACGGTTAAACATACGTTCTAA
- the aroG gene encoding 3-deoxy-7-phosphoheptulonate synthase AroG: MSQHHPTDDIKIKEVKELLPPIAHLYELPVTPQVANLVYKTRHEIADLVHGRDNRLLVIIGPCSIHDTKAAVEYAQKLLPLRKKYEKELLIVMRVYFEKPRTTVGWKGLINDPHLDGTFDINYGLRQARQLLLTLNEMGMPASTEFLDMITPQYYADLISWGAIGARTTESQVHRELASGLSCPVGFKNGTDGNLKIAIDAIGAANHPHHFLSVTKAGHSAIVHTSGNPDCHAILRGGKEPNYSAEHVKDAVVQLQKAGVSSKLMVDCSHANSRKDFRKQMDVARDVAAQLKAGEENIMGVMVESHLVEGRQDKPEVYGQSITDACIGWDTTEELLALLAEAKGYQA, encoded by the coding sequence ATGTCCCAACACCACCCTACCGACGATATTAAGATTAAAGAAGTCAAAGAGTTACTCCCTCCAATCGCACATTTGTATGAGCTGCCTGTTACGCCTCAGGTTGCCAATTTGGTTTATAAAACACGTCATGAAATTGCGGATTTGGTTCATGGCCGCGACAACCGTTTGCTGGTCATCATCGGCCCATGTTCGATTCACGATACTAAGGCGGCGGTTGAATATGCGCAAAAATTACTGCCCTTGCGCAAAAAATATGAGAAAGAGCTGCTGATTGTAATGCGCGTGTATTTTGAAAAACCGCGTACAACCGTTGGCTGGAAAGGCTTGATTAACGATCCGCACTTGGACGGTACGTTTGACATCAACTACGGCCTGCGCCAAGCGCGTCAGTTGTTGCTGACTTTGAACGAAATGGGCATGCCTGCTTCGACTGAATTCTTGGACATGATTACGCCACAATACTATGCCGACCTGATTTCTTGGGGCGCGATTGGTGCGCGTACGACTGAAAGCCAGGTACACCGCGAATTGGCCAGCGGCCTCTCCTGCCCTGTCGGTTTTAAAAACGGTACGGACGGCAACCTGAAAATCGCCATAGACGCCATCGGCGCCGCCAATCATCCGCACCACTTCTTGTCTGTAACCAAAGCCGGTCATTCCGCGATTGTCCACACCAGCGGCAACCCTGACTGCCATGCGATTTTGCGTGGCGGTAAAGAGCCTAATTACAGCGCGGAGCACGTTAAAGACGCGGTTGTGCAGCTTCAAAAAGCCGGCGTGAGCAGCAAACTGATGGTGGACTGCAGCCATGCCAACAGCCGTAAAGACTTCCGAAAACAAATGGATGTGGCGCGCGATGTTGCGGCGCAGCTGAAAGCCGGTGAAGAAAACATCATGGGCGTGATGGTGGAAAGCCACTTGGTTGAAGGCCGCCAAGACAAGCCTGAAGTTTACGGTCAAAGTATTACGGATGCCTGCATCGGTTGGGATACGACTGAAGAATTGCTGGCCCTGCTTGCCGAAGCGAAAGGTTACCAAGCGTAA
- a CDS encoding M48 family metallopeptidase, protein MPSNIFLNIMPHLHTHTLSDGLTIHIQLKRSAKKNLILRPVSADTVSINIPPFVTQRTFTQWLNDNEAILRRTLNKTPARQTPTDTLPEWIWYQGVQTALSVHAANHIQIRPSEILLPEKENAAQLTHLRRFLHERAREYLLPRLEGHIRTIRLTPSAISLSNAKTFWGVCRHTTGIRLNWRLIGAPEYVADYVCLHELAHLRHPDHSPAFWALTHSLTPHVDQAEQWLKAHGSELFHLG, encoded by the coding sequence ATGCCGTCCAATATTTTTCTCAATATCATGCCCCACCTCCATACCCACACCCTTTCAGACGGCCTTACCATTCATATCCAGCTCAAACGCAGTGCCAAGAAAAACCTCATCTTGCGCCCCGTTTCCGCCGATACCGTCAGCATCAATATCCCTCCGTTTGTTACCCAGCGCACCTTTACCCAATGGCTGAACGACAACGAAGCCATCCTGCGCCGTACCCTAAACAAAACACCGGCCCGACAAACACCTACAGACACGCTTCCCGAATGGATTTGGTATCAAGGCGTTCAGACGGCCTTGTCCGTCCACGCAGCAAACCACATCCAAATCAGGCCGTCTGAAATCCTGTTGCCCGAAAAAGAAAACGCCGCCCAACTCACCCATTTGCGCCGTTTCCTACACGAGCGTGCGCGCGAGTATCTGCTGCCGCGCCTCGAAGGCCATATCCGAACCATCCGCCTGACCCCGAGTGCCATTTCCCTTTCCAACGCCAAAACCTTCTGGGGCGTTTGCCGCCACACCACCGGCATCCGCCTCAACTGGCGGCTCATCGGCGCGCCCGAATATGTCGCCGACTACGTCTGCCTGCACGAACTCGCCCACCTGCGCCATCCCGACCACAGCCCTGCATTTTGGGCTCTGACACACTCGCTCACGCCGCATGTCGACCAAGCCGAACAATGGCTGAAGGCGCACGGCAGCGAATTGTTCCACCTCGGCTAA
- a CDS encoding cell surface protein, translating into MYDNIRFHLDEDYPDQLPPENAATHIGMYWQWAAQAGLVNPVWQTAPETAADFAAMTSGKISGRHFLLKHMDGALTADDFTELGQRFTEFYYTDEEDGYGAFMEDYVLALDTPSLGGFYHVKSTPETFAKLTPVFQTAFEKWKSSLKAEKYSKESTQ; encoded by the coding sequence ATGTACGACAATATCCGTTTCCATCTCGACGAAGACTACCCCGACCAGCTCCCGCCCGAAAACGCCGCCACCCACATCGGCATGTACTGGCAGTGGGCGGCGCAGGCAGGCCTCGTCAACCCCGTCTGGCAAACCGCCCCCGAAACTGCAGCCGACTTCGCCGCCATGACCTCGGGCAAAATCAGCGGACGGCACTTCCTGCTCAAACACATGGACGGCGCACTGACGGCAGACGACTTTACCGAACTCGGCCAACGGTTTACCGAGTTCTACTACACCGACGAAGAAGACGGCTACGGCGCATTTATGGAAGACTACGTCCTCGCCCTCGACACACCCTCGCTCGGCGGCTTCTACCACGTCAAAAGCACCCCGGAAACCTTCGCCAAACTGACCCCCGTTTTTCAGACGGCCTTTGAAAAATGGAAAAGCAGTTTGAAAGCAGAAAAATATTCAAAAGAATCCACACAATGA
- a CDS encoding subtype B tannase encodes MNALNKTLLSVSVALGLSACASVKTADTYDLDFSKQKYTEQSIEVNGQAIKFRAYEGVVYVRNPVDTRYEIINIYVPEAYYNGGEIDGFNAETAPIFLPNQIGGYMPAEPGKPALEGKRGEPEDGQKSPNAALVALSKGYVVASPGARGRTEPTGKAPAAIVDLKAAVRYLKANDKAMPGDAKKIISNGTSAGGAMSALLGATADQKDYEKYLKALGAADGSDKVFAVSAYCPITDLDHADMAYEWQFNGVNDYKKMNVSMLDYHVKRELVAGTLTDDEKKLSNLLKPLYPAYLNSLNLKSPEGKPLTLDAQGNGSFKNHIAGLLAKSAQTQLDAGKDLSDRTWLTIRKGKVVSVDFDAYAKAAGRQKTPPAFDGVDLSAGENQLFGTNTVDKRHFTAFSMQHNTAANAEIADEETIKIMNPLNYIGKPGINLPQNWRIRVGTNDRDTSLAVSAVLAAKLQNNGQTVDYALPWDVEHGGDYDLDELFAWMKQVSNSAK; translated from the coding sequence ATGAATGCTCTGAACAAAACCCTCTTATCCGTTTCTGTCGCGCTGGGATTGAGCGCCTGCGCTTCCGTCAAAACCGCAGACACCTACGACCTAGACTTCTCCAAACAAAAATACACCGAACAAAGCATCGAAGTGAACGGTCAAGCCATCAAATTCCGCGCTTACGAAGGCGTGGTGTACGTCCGCAATCCTGTCGATACCCGTTACGAAATCATCAATATTTATGTACCCGAAGCCTATTACAACGGCGGCGAGATAGACGGTTTCAACGCCGAAACCGCACCGATTTTCCTGCCCAACCAAATCGGCGGCTATATGCCGGCCGAACCCGGCAAACCCGCTTTAGAAGGCAAACGCGGCGAGCCTGAAGACGGCCAAAAATCGCCCAACGCCGCCCTGGTTGCTCTCTCCAAAGGCTACGTCGTCGCCTCCCCTGGCGCACGCGGCCGGACAGAACCCACCGGCAAAGCACCCGCCGCCATTGTCGATTTGAAAGCTGCCGTCCGTTACCTGAAAGCCAACGACAAAGCCATGCCCGGCGATGCCAAAAAAATCATTTCCAACGGCACAAGCGCGGGCGGCGCGATGTCCGCCCTCTTAGGCGCAACAGCCGACCAAAAAGATTACGAAAAATATCTGAAAGCATTGGGTGCGGCAGACGGCAGCGACAAAGTTTTCGCCGTATCCGCCTACTGCCCGATTACCGATTTGGACCATGCCGACATGGCTTATGAATGGCAGTTCAACGGCGTTAACGACTACAAAAAAATGAACGTTTCCATGCTCGACTACCATGTCAAACGCGAGCTGGTCGCCGGCACGCTGACCGATGACGAGAAAAAACTGTCCAACCTCCTCAAACCCTTATACCCAGCATACCTCAACAGCCTGAACCTGAAATCCCCCGAAGGCAAACCCCTGACGTTGGATGCCCAAGGCAACGGCAGCTTTAAAAACCATATTGCCGGTTTACTTGCCAAATCCGCACAAACCCAGCTTGATGCAGGCAAAGACCTGAGCGACCGCACTTGGCTGACCATTCGCAAAGGCAAAGTCGTCTCCGTTGATTTCGATGCCTACGCCAAAGCCGCCGGCCGCCAAAAAACACCGCCTGCCTTTGACGGCGTAGATTTAAGCGCAGGCGAAAACCAACTCTTCGGCACCAATACCGTCGATAAACGCCACTTCACCGCGTTCTCCATGCAACACAACACCGCCGCCAACGCCGAAATCGCAGATGAAGAAACCATCAAAATCATGAACCCGCTCAACTACATCGGCAAACCGGGCATAAACCTGCCGCAAAACTGGCGTATCCGCGTCGGCACCAACGACCGTGACACCTCACTGGCAGTCTCCGCCGTCTTAGCCGCCAAACTGCAAAACAACGGCCAAACCGTCGACTACGCCCTACCTTGGGATGTCGAACACGGCGGCGATTATGACTTGGACGAACTGTTTGCCTGGATGAAACAGGTCAGCAATTCTGCAAAATAA
- a CDS encoding surface lipoprotein assembly modifier — protein sequence MKKRLLLLAILPLSLHAADVPPDVKPELQVNTAEPQQPETHNIPAEQTNRPSEKIINVDADTLLANTELLARAMYSAVVAHNIPGIKAVLPIYEQWPEHDRAMARYAKGLLAQSEGRAAEAIGHYRRFIAEQPDASAVRWQLATALFEDKQNEAAADQFDKLQTEPLPPALQERIETYRKALRERDSWQFNAGLNIMREQNINQAPGQRRLGNYLSDEQCRAVRLIYPDDDCFRGWTFPEPIDATAIHYQIGAEKKWSLPRGFYATAGADHYGKIYPKHTNYNDLTTRFSAGIGYADQRNDIGITPFHEHRFYGNDPYTYTNGARLHYNHWWQPKLQTLSAFEAGRLKNNRRERSNNTSQLLSNSTVYYRNARQYWVAGIDLYRERNRDDKSDSFNRYALRTTWGQEWPKGLSTVLRLSAAQRRYQAPSFFSNEQNRRDKEASASLSVWHRALHFKGITPRLTIAHNKTWSNDKFYEYGKTKMFVELSKTF from the coding sequence ATGAAAAAACGTCTGCTCCTCCTCGCCATCCTTCCCCTTTCCCTTCACGCCGCCGATGTGCCGCCTGACGTAAAACCCGAGCTTCAAGTCAACACTGCCGAACCCCAACAACCCGAAACGCACAACATTCCTGCCGAGCAGACAAACAGGCCGTCTGAAAAAATCATCAACGTCGATGCCGACACCCTGCTTGCCAACACCGAATTACTGGCACGCGCTATGTATTCCGCCGTCGTCGCCCACAATATCCCCGGCATCAAAGCCGTTTTGCCCATTTACGAACAATGGCCAGAACACGACCGCGCCATGGCACGCTATGCCAAAGGTTTGCTTGCCCAATCCGAAGGGCGCGCCGCCGAAGCCATCGGCCATTACCGCCGCTTTATCGCCGAGCAGCCCGATGCCTCCGCCGTCCGCTGGCAGCTTGCGACCGCCTTGTTTGAAGACAAACAAAACGAAGCCGCGGCCGACCAGTTCGACAAACTGCAAACCGAGCCCCTCCCGCCTGCCTTGCAAGAGCGCATCGAAACCTACCGCAAAGCCCTACGCGAACGCGACTCATGGCAATTCAATGCCGGCTTGAACATCATGCGCGAACAAAACATCAACCAAGCCCCCGGCCAACGCCGTCTGGGCAACTACCTGAGCGATGAACAATGCCGCGCAGTGCGCCTTATCTATCCCGACGACGACTGCTTCCGAGGCTGGACATTCCCCGAACCCATCGATGCCACCGCCATCCACTACCAAATCGGCGCAGAAAAAAAATGGTCTCTGCCCCGCGGCTTCTATGCCACGGCAGGCGCAGACCATTACGGCAAAATCTATCCCAAACACACCAACTACAACGACCTCACCACACGCTTCTCGGCAGGCATCGGCTATGCCGACCAGCGCAACGATATCGGCATTACCCCGTTCCACGAGCACCGCTTCTACGGCAACGACCCCTACACCTACACCAACGGCGCACGCCTCCACTACAACCATTGGTGGCAACCCAAGCTGCAAACCCTCAGCGCATTTGAAGCAGGCCGTCTGAAAAACAACCGCCGCGAGCGTTCCAACAACACCAGCCAACTGCTCAGCAACTCCACCGTGTACTACCGCAACGCGCGCCAATACTGGGTAGCCGGTATCGACCTCTACCGCGAACGCAACCGCGACGACAAAAGCGACAGCTTCAACCGCTACGCCCTGCGCACCACATGGGGACAAGAATGGCCCAAAGGCCTCTCCACCGTCCTACGCCTCAGCGCCGCCCAACGCCGTTACCAAGCCCCCAGCTTCTTCAGCAACGAACAAAACCGCCGCGACAAAGAAGCCTCCGCCTCCCTGAGCGTATGGCACCGCGCCCTCCATTTCAAAGGCATCACCCCGCGCCTGACCATTGCCCACAACAAAACATGGAGCAACGACAAGTTCTACGAATACGGCAAAACCAAAATGTTTGTAGAATTGAGCAAAACGTTCTGA
- the gmhB gene encoding D-glycero-beta-D-manno-heptose 1,7-bisphosphate 7-phosphatase: MKLIILDRDGVINQDRDDFVKSVDEWIPIEGSMDAIAFLTQAGYTIAVATNQSGIGRKYFTVQDLTEMHAKMHRLAVQAGGAIDGIWFCPHTAADNCECRKPKPGMIIDIIERFKANAAETWLVGDSLRDLQAIDTAGGKSALVLTGKGKKTLAKHEQELPEHTQVFDNLLAFSQYIMRENTRIEEAAQAIL; the protein is encoded by the coding sequence ATGAAACTCATCATCCTCGACCGCGACGGCGTCATCAACCAAGACCGCGACGATTTCGTCAAATCCGTTGACGAATGGATTCCCATCGAAGGCAGCATGGATGCCATCGCCTTTTTAACGCAGGCAGGTTACACCATTGCTGTGGCCACCAACCAATCCGGTATCGGCCGCAAATACTTTACCGTGCAAGACCTGACCGAAATGCACGCGAAAATGCACCGCCTTGCCGTTCAAGCAGGCGGCGCCATCGATGGCATTTGGTTTTGCCCGCACACTGCCGCCGACAACTGCGAATGCCGCAAACCCAAGCCCGGCATGATTATCGACATCATCGAACGCTTCAAGGCCAATGCCGCCGAAACCTGGCTGGTCGGCGACAGCCTGCGCGACCTGCAAGCCATTGATACCGCAGGCGGCAAATCCGCACTCGTCCTGACCGGCAAAGGCAAGAAAACGCTGGCCAAACACGAACAAGAACTGCCCGAACATACCCAAGTCTTCGACAACCTGCTGGCTTTCTCGCAATACATCATGCGTGAAAACACACGAATCGAAGAAGCCGCGCAAGCCATCCTATAA